The nucleotide sequence ACATGCAATGGCAGTACATGCAGCCATGATTGATAGGCTTGACCAAACCGTTGGCAATCTGGTGGCAAAACTGGAGGAAACCGGAGAACTGGACAATACCATTATCCTGTTTTTCTCTGACAATGGCGCAAGCCCTGAGCAGCCTATCAGAGCGGGTTTTGACCGTGCCGGAGAAACAAGGGAAGGAGAGACCGTCGTATTCCCAAGAGATAAAAAATCGCTGCCGGGACCACAGACCGTTCATGCTGGAATAGGAAAGGAATGGGCTAATGTGGCTAATACGCCTTATCGTTATTTTAAAGCCAAAGTATTTGAGGGTGGTATCCGTACCCCAATGATTGTACACTGGCCGAAAGGCATTCAGCAGAAAGGAAGTTTTGTCAGCAATCTGGGACATGTATCGGATCTGATGGCTACTTTCGTTGAATTGGCGCAGACCAATTACCCCGAGACTTTTGAAGGCAGAACTATCACTCCAACCGTAGGTAAAAGTCTATTGCCTGCTATGCAGGGTGTTGGAAAGGTGAAACATGACCTGCTGTTTTGGGAGCATCTAGGTAACAAAGCAATAAGGATAGGAGACTGGAAATTGGTGATGCTGAAAGAAACGGATAAGTGGGAGCTTTACAACCTTGCGGAAGACCAGACTGAATTGCAGGATTTGTCAGATAAATATCCGGATAAGCTCAAAGAAATGGTAGCCTTGTGGGAACAGAAAGCAAATGCATATCAGGTATATCCTAACCCTCAGTAAGTAAGAGTAGTTTATATATAAAAGTGAATGGCTATCTGCTTTTTTGCAACAAAGTTTGATTATCAATGATTGCGACAAGTAGCCTGTCGAATAAATGTTCATTGAAATATCTTCTGTTGAACTTATAGCAGAATTCATCGAGATACTTCTGCATATGTTTCTCTGAAATCATGTGGTAGCTAGCCAGCAAATACCTTTTGGCATTGCTGATTGCTGTATGTACCCAAGGCAAGACTTTATATGGCTTACGTTCAAAAGTCTTTGTGTGCTCCTTTATGCATTCAGTAAGTCGATCAAAACAGGGAGCACTGTCGGTGGTGGCATGAACCTGACTACTGATATTTTCACGGACAACCTTTAGCACAGTGTCTGACGTGAGATCGTCAACCACCTGCATTTTCAGATACCCACAACTGCGGTGTTTCTTCCCTTTTTTCGGGCTTTCAATTGGCTCAGACTCGACCATGACCATTACTTTGGCTTGCCGCTGGCTGCCTTTCCCTCTTTTGACAGGCTCTTCCAGTCGGGGATCTCCTTTAGGAAGTACCTGCTTGAAGAAAGCGTCATCGAGTTCAATGGACTGCTCCAATTGGTAATGACTATCTCTTTTGCCCATGGCTGCCCTGATTTTATGCATCATAGCCCAGAC is from Limibacter armeniacum and encodes:
- a CDS encoding IS1595 family transposase translates to MQLIEFITHFPDEESCKKEMHRLREKQGITCKKCGGQNHHWCSSIEMWQCKSCRFRTSLKSGTVLENSKLPLQTWFLCLHLMSSTKKPFSALEVQRQLGQKRYEPVWAMMHKIRAAMGKRDSHYQLEQSIELDDAFFKQVLPKGDPRLEEPVKRGKGSQRQAKVMVMVESEPIESPKKGKKHRSCGYLKMQVVDDLTSDTVLKVVRENISSQVHATTDSAPCFDRLTECIKEHTKTFERKPYKVLPWVHTAISNAKRYLLASYHMISEKHMQKYLDEFCYKFNRRYFNEHLFDRLLVAIIDNQTLLQKSR